The proteins below come from a single Methanothermobacter sp. genomic window:
- a CDS encoding heavy metal-binding domain-containing protein: protein MLSLGRYRWAVIAVAAGLAAGLLSAILSVRFQLVIFGFNIMYIVSPLLAGFVESYIAGRKYGASTGAVSAILVFFAVNIYGWFFPAEPIEWNVFTVGGLMLVFQAAFPTAVNFLLAAIITYLLGLAGKGVGDLLVPKNGTIPLGYDAGGEMLGIVAGEAVGKPDEITELRRLAVERMLQNAEAMGAVGVVDIDLEVTVLRGLGGEVLAVTATGTAVKA from the coding sequence GTTATTGCGGTTGCAGCGGGCCTTGCAGCGGGCCTCCTATCAGCCATCCTCTCTGTAAGGTTCCAGCTTGTCATATTCGGCTTCAACATCATGTACATAGTATCCCCCCTCCTCGCGGGATTCGTTGAGTCATACATTGCAGGGCGGAAGTACGGGGCAAGTACCGGTGCTGTAAGTGCAATCCTTGTCTTTTTTGCCGTGAACATCTACGGCTGGTTCTTTCCGGCTGAACCCATTGAGTGGAATGTGTTCACGGTTGGTGGTCTGATGCTGGTCTTCCAGGCGGCATTCCCCACAGCAGTTAACTTCCTCCTCGCAGCGATCATAACATACCTTCTTGGACTCGCAGGTAAGGGTGTGGGTGACCTCCTGGTACCCAAGAACGGGACCATACCCCTTGGCTATGATGCTGGAGGTGAAATGCTTGGTATAGTCGCAGGGGAGGCTGTCGGGAAACCTGATGAAATCACAGAACTTCGAAGGCTGGCTGTTGAGCGCATGCTGCAGAATGCTGAGGCCATGGGGGCTGTGGGGGTGGTTGACATCGATCTTGAGGTCACGGTGCTCAGGGGTCTCGGCGGGGAGGTTCTCGCTGTGACAGCCACGGGGACAGCCGTGAAGGCTTAA
- a CDS encoding potassium channel family protein: MKDLQKGFRVLSEIIILVLLGLDGLSLIISTFLPFQPGTFSRIVLLDLLTSITVVTAYILQPGVRDRWNIPVVMVPFYFIGVNILGVNPDSVILAVLNLIKVVGLFIAFRDLAGSVGEFIRTSRLGYGLGLFVSVLFVFTIVFYLVESPVNPLVRTYEDSLWYVLQTITTVGYGDIIPVTAPGRLTGVVIMISAIASTSLITASATSTLLETLRREQERIDSTRRDEFRILRDKLDELEMKIERIEDMLEKHR; encoded by the coding sequence GTGAAAGATCTTCAGAAAGGTTTCAGGGTACTGTCTGAGATTATCATCCTTGTTCTCCTTGGACTTGACGGGCTGTCACTCATTATCAGCACATTCCTTCCATTTCAGCCCGGGACATTCTCAAGGATAGTCCTCCTGGACCTCCTAACCAGTATCACGGTTGTAACAGCCTACATCCTCCAGCCGGGGGTCCGCGACAGGTGGAACATTCCCGTTGTGATGGTGCCCTTCTACTTCATTGGCGTGAACATCCTGGGGGTGAACCCTGATTCTGTCATACTTGCAGTTCTGAACCTCATAAAGGTTGTGGGGCTCTTCATCGCATTCAGGGACCTTGCAGGGTCTGTTGGGGAGTTCATAAGGACCAGCCGCCTGGGCTATGGCCTGGGACTATTTGTATCTGTACTGTTCGTATTCACAATCGTATTCTACCTGGTTGAGAGTCCCGTGAATCCCCTTGTAAGGACATATGAGGACTCATTATGGTACGTCCTCCAGACCATCACAACTGTGGGCTACGGTGATATAATACCTGTAACAGCCCCTGGAAGGCTGACCGGTGTGGTCATAATGATCAGTGCCATTGCATCCACAAGCCTCATAACCGCTTCTGCGACATCCACACTCCTTGAGACCCTCCGGAGGGAGCAGGAGAGGATAGACTCCACACGGAGGGATGAGTTCAGGATTCTACGTGATAAGCTGGATGAACTGGAAATGAAGATTGAGAGAATAGAGGACATGCTGGAAAAACACAGATGA
- a CDS encoding H(2)-dependent methylenetetrahydromethanopterin dehydrogenase-related protein has protein sequence MKVTVYGAGNQKLYTEELNLPEKYGGEAPYGGSRMAMEFAQAGHEVTLAEPVRDVLEDEHWNLVEEAGVTVTDNDKEAAAEADVAVLFTPFGKGTINIAREILPELPEGAVIANTCTVSPVVLYYVLEKELKMDRTDIGVSSMHPAAVPGTPQHEHYVIGGRPTAELDIATDEQISRCAELAESTGKTAYVVPADVTSAVADMGSLVTAVALAGVLDYYYVGTQIIKAPEEMVEKQILMTLQTMASLVETSGVDGMARAMNPELLVKSARSMHLLDEQEELDAALRKISQLNDDVMKWIEGAEVKHTDLVAAQALTGELKTVMGDRAAEGTIRRCMRKMFE, from the coding sequence ATGAAGGTGACAGTTTACGGTGCTGGTAATCAGAAATTATATACTGAGGAACTGAACCTCCCTGAAAAGTACGGCGGGGAGGCTCCATACGGCGGAAGCAGAATGGCCATGGAATTCGCACAGGCCGGACACGAGGTTACACTTGCGGAACCTGTAAGGGATGTACTGGAAGATGAACACTGGAACCTTGTTGAGGAAGCAGGTGTAACTGTCACAGATAACGATAAGGAGGCCGCAGCTGAAGCCGATGTTGCAGTGCTCTTCACACCCTTCGGAAAGGGAACCATAAATATAGCCAGGGAGATACTCCCTGAGCTACCAGAGGGGGCAGTTATAGCCAACACCTGTACGGTATCACCGGTGGTGCTGTACTACGTCCTCGAAAAAGAATTAAAAATGGACAGAACAGATATAGGTGTGTCCTCAATGCACCCTGCGGCTGTGCCAGGGACACCGCAGCACGAACACTACGTTATAGGCGGGAGGCCCACAGCGGAACTTGACATTGCAACAGATGAACAGATATCAAGGTGCGCTGAACTCGCAGAGAGCACAGGTAAAACAGCCTACGTGGTCCCGGCGGATGTGACCTCAGCAGTTGCAGATATGGGCTCCCTGGTCACTGCGGTGGCACTTGCAGGTGTCCTGGACTACTACTATGTGGGTACCCAGATAATAAAGGCCCCTGAGGAGATGGTTGAGAAGCAGATACTCATGACACTCCAGACCATGGCATCCCTGGTTGAGACATCAGGTGTTGATGGAATGGCCAGGGCCATGAACCCTGAACTCCTGGTGAAAAGCGCAAGGTCAATGCACCTCCTTGATGAACAGGAGGAACTGGACGCAGCCCTCAGGAAGATCTCCCAGCTCAACGATGATGTCATGAAATGGATCGAGGGCGCAGAGGTTAAACACACAGACCTTGTGGCTGCCCAGGCCCTCACAGGTGAACTCAAAACCGTCATGGGGGACCGTGCAGCTGAGGGTACAATAAGAAGGTGCATGAGGAAGATGTTTGAATAG
- a CDS encoding roadblock/LC7 domain-containing protein, producing the protein MIERILKDLGRVNGVNGSLVVGKDGLIIESEVSGDIDAELVGAMASAVFGTAERSAEEIKHEPLEQVMIEGKRGKTLMIDAGEGILVVITDVDVNLGMIRIEMKRSAERLGDLLG; encoded by the coding sequence TTGATAGAGAGGATACTCAAGGACCTTGGAAGGGTGAACGGTGTTAACGGATCCCTGGTTGTTGGAAAGGACGGTCTCATAATAGAGAGTGAGGTTTCAGGTGACATCGACGCGGAACTCGTGGGTGCAATGGCCTCAGCGGTGTTCGGTACAGCTGAGAGGTCGGCCGAGGAGATAAAGCATGAGCCCCTCGAGCAGGTCATGATTGAGGGTAAACGTGGTAAGACCCTCATGATCGATGCCGGTGAGGGGATCCTCGTCGTGATAACCGACGTGGATGTGAACCTGGGGATGATCAGGATAGAGATGAAGAGGAGCGCCGAGAGGCTAGGTGACCTTCTCGGATGA
- a CDS encoding DUF2357 domain-containing protein has translation MDSEIIIEFQLGTLRIRGGPAPGEIPERTIEVNGYPVSLINVPEVERPGLNPIEHCPYYDNLSEIMLLEETEYHVLFEGSGECDVLPSLKRDAVFQELRFQLEEKSAGFLNFRSYAGKSFLDVSSGDLHEAIPVEVRSKKINYHEQYPAMLSDLSDEITSLILNSDSPIFQRFTVNDHSAGTLYEDFLILEHIFRPENLHAAAEHINQMYSSGLRREVELVPAGLAATVDPEEIISVISTPGSIDGGIPRVLPEVRLHETPDIPENRFYRYFLESLEDLILRLLETAPEGYIGDSLEGFLDDVRGFLSARWLMDVGELSVLPLNSQVLQKREGYRDILRYFFMLDLSLRFTWDELEDAIRGFERKLSELYEYWCYFKLIGILKDITGDSVNPSDIFDLNDWGVRLRRGMSLLRFSMGDVELALSYNGRFARNTRCSSYSLPFRPDYSLLVDVGECTYFIHLDAKYRSTINPEDFYDIDLRDAEEELESRYRDGDVYKMHTYKDAILHSMGAYILYPGSKRVIFNEETGEVPSVGAFPMRPGEFTVDEKRLRNFIERAIRRIAKEK, from the coding sequence ATGGACTCCGAGATTATCATAGAGTTTCAGCTTGGCACCCTGAGGATCCGGGGCGGCCCGGCCCCAGGTGAGATACCTGAGAGGACCATCGAGGTTAACGGTTACCCTGTGAGTCTCATAAACGTCCCCGAGGTTGAAAGACCGGGTCTCAACCCAATCGAGCACTGCCCGTACTATGATAACCTCTCAGAGATCATGCTGCTTGAGGAGACCGAGTACCATGTACTCTTTGAGGGTTCAGGTGAATGTGATGTCCTTCCCTCCCTGAAGAGGGATGCTGTATTCCAGGAGCTCAGGTTTCAGTTAGAAGAAAAATCGGCGGGTTTCCTCAACTTCAGGAGCTACGCCGGCAAGTCCTTCCTTGATGTCTCCTCCGGTGACCTCCATGAGGCCATACCCGTCGAGGTGCGCTCAAAGAAGATAAACTACCATGAACAGTACCCTGCAATGCTCTCGGACCTTTCAGATGAGATAACATCCCTCATACTGAACTCCGATTCCCCAATATTCCAGAGGTTCACCGTGAATGACCACTCTGCAGGAACGCTCTACGAGGACTTCCTCATCCTTGAGCATATATTCAGGCCCGAGAACCTCCATGCAGCTGCAGAGCACATAAATCAGATGTACTCATCGGGCCTCCGGCGGGAGGTTGAACTGGTGCCTGCAGGACTGGCCGCCACCGTTGACCCTGAGGAGATCATATCCGTGATTTCCACCCCGGGCAGCATTGATGGGGGTATCCCCAGGGTACTCCCGGAGGTGAGGCTCCATGAGACCCCTGACATCCCCGAGAACCGGTTCTACAGGTACTTTCTTGAGTCGCTTGAGGACCTTATCCTGAGGCTACTTGAAACAGCCCCTGAGGGTTACATAGGGGACTCCCTGGAGGGGTTCCTTGATGATGTGAGGGGTTTCCTCTCTGCCCGCTGGCTCATGGATGTGGGTGAACTCAGTGTTCTCCCCCTAAACTCACAGGTCCTCCAGAAGAGGGAGGGGTACAGGGATATACTCAGGTACTTCTTCATGCTGGACCTCTCACTGAGGTTCACCTGGGATGAACTTGAGGATGCCATCAGGGGCTTTGAGAGGAAGCTCAGCGAACTCTACGAGTACTGGTGCTACTTCAAACTCATAGGGATACTCAAGGATATAACCGGGGACTCAGTCAACCCCTCTGATATCTTCGACCTCAATGACTGGGGTGTGAGGCTCAGGAGGGGGATGTCCCTGCTGAGGTTCAGTATGGGGGATGTGGAACTCGCACTATCCTACAATGGAAGATTTGCCAGAAATACCCGTTGCAGTTCCTATTCACTCCCCTTCAGACCCGACTATTCACTGCTCGTGGATGTGGGGGAGTGCACCTACTTCATCCACCTTGATGCCAAGTACCGGTCAACCATTAACCCTGAGGACTTCTATGATATCGACCTCCGGGACGCCGAGGAGGAACTTGAAAGCCGTTACAGGGATGGGGACGTCTACAAGATGCACACCTACAAGGACGCCATACTCCACAGCATGGGGGCCTACATCCTCTACCCCGGCAGCAAAAGGGTGATATTCAATGAGGAAACCGGAGAGGTCCCTTCTGTGGGTGCATTCCCCATGAGGCCTGGTGAATTTACTGTGGATGAGAAGAGACTCCGCAATTTCATTGAGAGGGCCATCAGGAGAATAGCCAAAGAAAAATAA
- a CDS encoding DUF1802 family protein, translated as MKRADKVVVGRAGFQGGEEKGKVYWMSDLKIWYMTRFIEGSRYWNGFGTDEPAEGENRTIICEINFPPEGIDRRIGAAFARDLDGNYYVVHRGKLGGNYSKKFFEDNYSGEWTEVVDGDRKTGVVVIGPLDETLPENIRDFVYEVKRIKSSETSRKLNKCLNEWKAIVDALGEGKQTILIRKYGTNINEFLLYPTVNYTKNDNYLDAFKKEYRDFVIEKSIPETQNNLPAIKYFAKVVDVINISPTILGKINSYHIWSPKHVKSFIESNAYLWIIRVYRLKEPVFTEKTGGIIYARTAKEVDIENAEPVLGDEVFYKILSEIRKKVSEEDDNDISNPSGPDLIGRGINYYNYLKNKGYHFKPELIENFLLSLKVKPFVILTGNSGTGKTKIAQLYGQYISTPESKRYLIVPVGANWTEKRHIFGYLNIMTGKYQSTPALDFIMRASEDPENPYILILDEMNLSHVERYFSDFLSALESGEPVPLHDDPDCGFPSEIALPENLLVVGTVNVDETTYMFSPKVLDRANTIEFETLNPREYLMEEGEPEKPAGDLKFLEDPLNHDTGDAEDLGGIRDDLVRELSLFHEKLQGAGFDFGFRVTMEVLEFMHAAWVYEGKPTEWENWERYLDAQIKQKILPKIHGPERLLRDTLNELMEHCEGRFPESHDKLREMVDTLRIQRYVSFIR; from the coding sequence ATGAAAAGAGCTGACAAAGTCGTTGTGGGGAGAGCGGGCTTTCAGGGTGGTGAAGAGAAAGGGAAGGTTTACTGGATGTCGGACCTCAAAATATGGTACATGACCCGTTTCATCGAGGGAAGCAGGTACTGGAACGGTTTTGGGACGGATGAACCTGCTGAGGGTGAAAACAGGACAATCATCTGTGAGATAAACTTCCCTCCTGAAGGCATAGATCGTAGAATAGGAGCTGCATTTGCACGTGACCTCGATGGAAACTACTACGTGGTCCACAGGGGCAAACTCGGAGGTAATTACAGTAAGAAATTTTTTGAGGATAATTATAGTGGCGAGTGGACAGAAGTGGTTGATGGTGACAGGAAAACCGGGGTTGTGGTAATAGGACCCCTTGACGAGACACTCCCTGAGAATATAAGGGACTTTGTATATGAGGTTAAAAGGATAAAATCCAGTGAAACTTCCAGAAAATTAAACAAGTGCCTCAATGAGTGGAAAGCGATTGTAGATGCTCTAGGAGAAGGAAAACAAACCATACTTATAAGAAAATATGGCACAAATATAAATGAATTTTTATTGTATCCGACGGTGAACTATACTAAAAATGACAATTATTTAGATGCCTTCAAAAAAGAGTACCGTGATTTTGTCATTGAAAAGAGTATTCCTGAAACTCAGAACAATTTACCTGCCATAAAATATTTCGCTAAAGTTGTTGATGTAATAAACATCTCCCCAACAATTTTAGGCAAAATTAACAGCTACCATATATGGAGTCCAAAGCACGTAAAATCTTTTATTGAATCAAACGCTTATTTATGGATTATCAGAGTTTACAGACTAAAAGAACCTGTTTTCACTGAAAAAACCGGTGGGATCATTTATGCTAGGACAGCGAAAGAGGTAGACATTGAAAATGCTGAACCAGTCCTAGGAGACGAGGTTTTTTATAAAATTTTAAGCGAAATTAGGAAAAAAGTTTCGGAAGAAGATGATAATGATATCTCCAACCCATCAGGACCTGATTTAATAGGTAGAGGAATTAATTACTACAATTATCTTAAAAACAAGGGATACCACTTCAAACCTGAACTCATCGAGAACTTCCTCCTCTCACTCAAGGTGAAGCCCTTCGTGATCCTCACAGGTAACTCAGGTACAGGTAAGACGAAGATCGCCCAGCTCTACGGCCAGTACATCTCAACCCCTGAGAGCAAGAGGTATCTCATTGTACCCGTGGGTGCCAACTGGACCGAGAAGAGGCACATATTCGGTTACCTCAACATCATGACAGGTAAATACCAGAGCACACCTGCCCTGGACTTCATAATGAGGGCCTCAGAGGACCCCGAAAATCCATACATACTCATACTCGATGAGATGAACCTCTCACACGTGGAACGCTACTTCTCAGACTTCCTCTCAGCCCTCGAGAGTGGTGAACCGGTACCCCTCCATGACGACCCTGACTGTGGCTTCCCCTCAGAGATAGCACTCCCAGAGAACCTCCTGGTTGTCGGTACCGTGAACGTGGATGAGACAACCTACATGTTCTCACCCAAGGTCCTCGACCGTGCCAACACCATAGAATTCGAGACCCTGAACCCCAGGGAATACCTCATGGAGGAGGGGGAACCTGAAAAACCTGCGGGGGACCTGAAATTCCTGGAGGACCCCCTCAACCATGACACAGGTGACGCCGAGGACCTGGGCGGCATCCGTGATGACCTGGTCCGTGAACTCAGCCTCTTCCATGAGAAACTTCAGGGGGCAGGCTTTGACTTCGGTTTCAGGGTCACCATGGAGGTACTGGAATTCATGCACGCCGCATGGGTGTACGAGGGAAAACCCACAGAATGGGAAAACTGGGAGCGCTACCTGGACGCCCAGATCAAACAGAAGATCCTGCCCAAGATCCACGGCCCGGAGAGGCTCCTGAGGGACACCCTCAATGAGCTTATGGAACACTGCGAGGGGAGATTCCCTGAATCCCATGATAAACTGAGGGAAATGGTGGATACGCTGAGGATCCAGCGCTACGTATCATTCATAAGGTAG
- a CDS encoding DUF4007 family protein — protein sequence MSENFVILTESHFGVSPPRPVFFEELDLLGFDEWMDYPKSEEPLLWAIGRNYYYKGEVIAKTKGGNFFEKPKIEFLNDQKIEIEPINIKKLVKKNKDKLFVLENEAMDFIQGVYNIYKNDSIFTVSYSGGKDSQVILDLVTRVIPPDDLIVIFSDTTLENSFTYENVQRTKEEYLNKYPKLKFKTAKPPKSASELIKYAGLPSRFKRWCTDALKTAPFKNLLKKILKDYSEVIVFEGVRSEESSKRSTYSRIEGEVKHSAIINARPILDWNITEVYLYLFYRGLNLNQAYRWGLSRVGCILCPYSSVWTEFINYNLEKESLEHYISFIKNYANIRGVPEKNVKKFIANGEWKKRAGGLGLDLESNIIISEDSDKIKGTINNPRQSFLEWCKVLGDRNYRENKGELSGEIRIDDSKVDFKIKNSNSEKQIIEVWNIENPTVKSKIRKILYKTTFCVNCGLCQAECPNFALETVDKLNVNSNFCKKCHKCLYFSKNGCIIAASVYNSVGGIKMKKRTGGIDKYSTFGLRQEWLNDFFVLGDEWLSNNTLGPKQVPAVLRWLIDAELIDEKKKVSTDLGNYLREIYKKDKSSAWLIIWNNMYYNSMVVNWYLNKIPWGKITNKNELKEKMGLDYPEYSKGTIGNPIDAMVNMFDNSPLGDKLGIGVIEKKGRTVKSIHKVGVSDINSYVVAYSLYKLAENSSRRNFTVSELFENDFEGGPYKIFGLSKNNFERILRGLQEGQRILSVDLVADLDNIRLREDLTSLDIIKTYCEGL from the coding sequence ATGAGTGAAAACTTTGTAATTTTAACAGAAAGCCATTTTGGTGTTAGTCCTCCCAGACCAGTGTTTTTTGAGGAACTTGACCTTTTAGGTTTTGATGAATGGATGGACTATCCAAAATCTGAAGAACCATTACTATGGGCAATTGGACGCAATTATTATTATAAGGGTGAAGTTATTGCCAAAACTAAAGGCGGAAATTTCTTTGAAAAACCAAAAATAGAATTCTTAAATGATCAAAAAATAGAAATAGAGCCTATAAATATCAAAAAATTGGTAAAAAAGAATAAAGACAAACTTTTTGTTTTAGAAAATGAGGCGATGGACTTTATTCAAGGCGTCTATAATATTTATAAGAATGATTCTATTTTCACGGTTTCATATAGCGGCGGAAAGGACTCTCAGGTTATACTTGACCTGGTAACTCGTGTAATTCCGCCTGATGACTTAATCGTTATATTTTCAGATACCACACTTGAAAACAGCTTTACTTACGAAAATGTTCAGAGAACTAAGGAGGAGTATCTTAACAAATATCCCAAACTAAAATTTAAAACAGCTAAACCTCCTAAATCCGCATCGGAACTAATTAAATATGCAGGGTTACCTAGCAGGTTTAAGAGATGGTGTACCGATGCACTAAAAACAGCTCCTTTTAAAAATCTTTTAAAGAAAATCCTAAAAGATTATTCGGAGGTCATAGTTTTTGAGGGTGTTAGATCAGAGGAAAGCTCCAAAAGGTCTACCTATTCGCGAATTGAAGGTGAAGTCAAACACTCGGCTATTATAAATGCACGTCCTATACTCGATTGGAATATAACTGAGGTTTACCTTTATCTTTTTTATAGAGGTTTAAACTTAAACCAGGCTTATAGATGGGGTTTAAGTAGAGTCGGATGCATTTTATGCCCATATTCTTCAGTTTGGACAGAATTCATCAATTATAACCTTGAAAAAGAATCTTTAGAGCATTATATTTCGTTCATCAAAAATTACGCTAATATAAGGGGGGTTCCTGAGAAGAATGTGAAGAAGTTCATTGCTAACGGTGAATGGAAGAAAAGGGCTGGAGGCCTGGGATTAGATTTGGAATCGAACATAATAATCTCTGAAGACTCTGATAAGATTAAAGGAACCATTAACAATCCAAGGCAAAGTTTTCTTGAATGGTGTAAAGTCCTTGGAGATCGAAATTATCGCGAAAATAAAGGCGAGTTGTCGGGTGAAATAAGGATTGATGATAGTAAGGTTGACTTTAAAATTAAGAATTCAAATTCAGAGAAACAAATAATCGAAGTATGGAATATTGAAAATCCAACAGTTAAATCGAAGATTAGGAAGATTCTCTATAAAACAACATTCTGTGTTAATTGTGGCTTATGTCAGGCTGAGTGCCCTAATTTTGCTTTAGAAACAGTTGATAAATTGAATGTGAATTCCAACTTCTGTAAAAAGTGTCATAAATGTCTATATTTCTCAAAAAATGGCTGTATAATTGCAGCATCAGTCTATAATTCTGTAGGGGGTATTAAGATGAAAAAAAGAACCGGCGGAATAGATAAATACTCAACATTTGGTCTTAGGCAGGAATGGTTAAACGACTTTTTTGTTCTAGGAGATGAATGGCTTTCTAACAATACTTTAGGGCCCAAACAAGTACCTGCCGTATTAAGATGGCTTATAGACGCTGAATTGATTGACGAAAAGAAAAAAGTTAGCACTGATCTTGGAAACTACTTAAGAGAAATTTACAAGAAGGACAAATCATCCGCTTGGCTTATAATATGGAATAACATGTATTACAATTCAATGGTAGTTAATTGGTATTTGAATAAGATTCCTTGGGGTAAAATAACTAATAAAAACGAGTTAAAAGAAAAGATGGGCTTAGATTATCCAGAGTACAGTAAAGGCACAATAGGTAATCCCATAGATGCCATGGTAAACATGTTTGATAACTCGCCATTAGGTGATAAATTAGGTATTGGCGTTATAGAAAAAAAGGGCAGGACAGTTAAGTCAATTCATAAAGTAGGTGTTAGTGATATTAACTCATATGTTGTAGCTTATTCCCTTTATAAACTAGCTGAAAACAGTTCAAGGAGAAACTTCACAGTATCCGAGCTTTTTGAAAACGATTTTGAAGGAGGACCCTATAAAATATTTGGATTATCAAAAAACAATTTTGAACGAATATTAAGAGGTTTGCAAGAAGGACAGAGGATTTTAAGTGTTGATCTAGTCGCTGATCTCGATAACATCCGTTTAAGAGAAGATTTGACATCCTTAGATATAATCAAAACATATTGTGAGGGGTTATAA